A window of the Gorilla gorilla gorilla isolate KB3781 chromosome 8, NHGRI_mGorGor1-v2.1_pri, whole genome shotgun sequence genome harbors these coding sequences:
- the LOC101133989 gene encoding H/ACA ribonucleoprotein complex subunit 2, with protein MTQIKADPEGPEAQAEVCSGERTYQELLVNQNPIAQPLASRRLTRKLYKCIKKAVKQKQIRRGVKEVQKFVNKGEKGIMVLAGDTLPIEVYGHLPVRCEDRNLPYVYIPSKTDLGAAAGSKRPTCVIMVKPHEEYQEAYDECLEEVQSLPLPL; from the coding sequence ATGACCCAAATAAAGGCAGATCCCGAAGGGCCCGAGGCTCAGGCGGAGGTGTGTTCCGGGGAGCGCACCTACCAGGAGCTGCTGGTCAACCAGAACCCCATCGCGCAGCCCCTGGCTTCTCGCCGCCTCACGCGGAAGCTCTACAAATGCATCAAGAAAGCGGTGAAGCAGAAGCAGATTCGGCGCGGGGTGAAAGAGGTTCAGAAATTTGtcaacaaaggagaaaaagggaTCATGGTTTTGGCAGGAGACACACTGCCCATTGAGGTATATGGCCATCTCCCAGTTAGGTGTGAGGACCGAAATCTGCCCTATGTCTATATCCCCTCTAAGACGGACCTGGGTGCAGCCGCAGGCTCCAAGCGCCCCACCTGTGTGATAATGGTCAAGCCCCACGAGGAGTACCAGGAGGCTTACGACGAGTGCCTGGAGGAGGTGCA